The uncultured Desulfuromonas sp. genome has a segment encoding these proteins:
- a CDS encoding electron transport complex subunit E produces the protein MSLAAEFTKGIWAKNPTFKLVLGMCPVLAVTTSAENGLGMGLATTFVLICSNSVISLMHRRIPDQVRIPAFIIVIATFVTVVQLVMEAWAFHLYQALGIFIPLIVVNCLIMGRAEGFASKNPLASSIADGAGMGLGFTLALFILGAIREFVGVGTVLGFSVFGDSYPQVILLLLPPGGFIVLGLVLALLNRLSGQTR, from the coding sequence ATGAGCTTGGCAGCTGAATTCACCAAAGGGATCTGGGCCAAAAATCCCACTTTTAAACTGGTTCTCGGAATGTGCCCGGTGCTGGCCGTCACCACCAGCGCGGAAAACGGCCTCGGCATGGGATTGGCCACGACCTTTGTGCTGATCTGTTCCAACAGCGTCATCTCGCTGATGCATCGCCGCATCCCGGATCAGGTGCGGATTCCGGCCTTCATCATCGTCATCGCCACCTTTGTCACCGTCGTTCAGCTGGTCATGGAAGCCTGGGCGTTTCATCTGTATCAGGCGCTGGGCATTTTTATCCCGTTGATTGTGGTCAATTGTCTGATTATGGGCCGCGCGGAAGGGTTTGCCTCGAAAAATCCCCTGGCGTCGTCCATCGCCGACGGGGCGGGTATGGGGCTGGGTTTTACCCTGGCCCTGTTCATCCTCGGCGCCATCCGTGAATTCGTCGGCGTCGGCACCGTTCTCGGTTTCAGTGTGTTCGGCGACAGTTACCCGCAGGTGATCCTGCTGCTTCTGCCTCCCGGTGGTTTTATTGTGCTGGGATTGGTGCTGGCGTTGCTCAACCGCTTGAGCGGGCAGACCCGATGA
- a CDS encoding RnfABCDGE type electron transport complex subunit G, translated as MKELSRLVVTLTLIATTAALVLALAENATRAPIAEQQRLRQLNAIAAVLPPFDNHPDQDVITLSETDASSGQLHSLTFYRARRAGKMVGVAFNVTSRDGYSGDIKITVGVDAQEQIIAIEILSQAETPGLGARITEASFTDQFQHRGLDNTDWRVQKDGGDIDQLTGATISPRAVVSAVQRGLEFLHRHREQIMTPREITHELGS; from the coding sequence ATGAAAGAGCTGAGCCGCCTAGTCGTCACCCTGACCCTGATCGCCACTACGGCCGCGCTTGTGCTGGCGCTGGCGGAGAATGCCACCCGCGCGCCCATTGCCGAACAACAACGGCTGCGGCAACTTAACGCCATCGCGGCGGTATTGCCGCCGTTCGACAACCATCCGGATCAGGATGTGATCACGCTGAGTGAAACGGACGCGAGCTCGGGACAACTGCACTCCCTCACCTTTTACCGAGCCCGCCGCGCCGGAAAGATGGTGGGAGTCGCGTTTAACGTCACCAGCCGGGATGGGTACAGCGGCGACATTAAGATAACTGTCGGCGTCGACGCTCAGGAACAGATCATTGCCATCGAAATTCTCTCTCAGGCCGAAACGCCGGGGCTGGGTGCTCGAATCACGGAAGCCTCGTTCACCGACCAGTTTCAACACCGCGGTCTCGACAACACCGATTGGCGGGTACAAAAAGACGGCGGCGATATCGACCAGCTGACCGGCGCCACCATTTCGCCGCGCGCCGTGGTCTCGGCGGTGCAACGAGGACTTGAATTTCTCCACCGCCACCGCGAACAAATCATGACTCCCAGGGAGATCACCCATGAGCTTGGCAGCTGA